The region TTAACAAAGAAAAACGTAATATCCTTGCTAAACCAGTTGAAAAAATAGCCGGTTAATCAGCATCACGATTTACAATAAAAAGTAATGACAAATACTGTGCATAAATAGTAATCATTAATTCGTCGTTATTAATAGTACGTTAACTAGGGCAAGTTCATTTGCCCTAGTTAAATCATAAACCCCGCCCTACCCCAATTTCGTTGTCGCTCGGTATGTAATTGCACAATTAGTCTAAGTGCATTATTTGGATCTATTCGCCAGCTAGCATTAATATCTGGATTTAACGCGGTAAACTCAATCAACATTTTTTGTAAATGCATCAGCATCACAGTCGCGACTTGTTCTCGTGTTGGTACATCGATAACAAACTTAAACGCTTGTAACTCCATCATTTGATATTGTTCTAATACAAAGCCTAAATCTGCTAACGTTTGTTCATATTTGAGCTGTTCTTTTACCAATGCGACATCCACTCTCGCTTGACGATCTATGTTGATTGCGTCAGCATAAATACCATCCACATTAACTAAACCTTGCGTCGGGTTGTCATCATAAATAGTCAATAACGCCATATCTTGGGCGTAACTACTATTGGCATTAGTGACGATAAAACTGGTTGTTGCCACTAAGCAAACTGCAAAAAAACACAGTAATAACTGCTGGGCAAATTGTTGGTGCTGGTAGTTTAATCGCCATAGTGTGGTTAGTTTTAATATCGGCTTCATGTCAGCTACTCATTGGTTATCAATGAAGCCATTAAACCAAACAAGTGTGGCGATTAAATTACCCTAAAATGATGAACAAAGATGAATTATGACAAAATGTGGCAATGCGAAATAAGTTACGTGAGCGGGTGGAGGTTAATTTTGCCATTTAAAAAGATGATGTAGATATTGAAGGTTTGGTTTTAGGTATTAAAGGTTTGGGTATTGAAGAGATGAATAAACCTAAACTACAGAGTGGACGCACTCGAGAATTGCAGTTTAGGTTTACTTAATCATGTACTAACTATTAACTAGCGACAGTGTAAAAACTCTGCTCTGGTTTCTGGACGTGATTTAAAGATACCACCCAGCGATGTCGTGGTTGTTTCACTTGTCGCATCCATCACACCACGTGCTTTCACACAATAATGTGTCGCTGTAATGCTCACTGCAACATCTTGCGAATCAAGTAAGGTTTGCAGTGCAACTAAGATTTGTTGCGTTAAGCGCTCTTGTACTTGCGGACGGCGTGAGAAGAATTGCACAATACGGTTAATCTTTGATAAGCCGATCACTTTACTACGTGGAATATACGCAATTGTCGCTTTACCATCGATAGTAATAAAATGATGTTCGCAAGTACTCGTCAAGGTAATATCACTTACCTTAACCATTTCATCCACTTGCATTTTATTATCAATTAAAGTGATTTTAGGAAACGACGCATAATCCAAGCCTGAGAATATTTCATTCACGTACATTTTGGCAATACGGTGTGGCGTTTCAGCTAAGCTATCATCACTTAAATCAAGCTCTAATAATTTTAGAATTTCGGTAAAATGTGATTCAATGCGTTCTTTTTTTTCTGCGCTTGATAGCCCAGTTACGATCATTGGTGTTTCTAACCCTCGCTCTTCCAAGACTGAACGGACTAATAAAGCTTCTTTACTTAGGCAGGTCATTAATTACTCCACAAACGGATCGACTTAAAAATATTGCCGCATAATAGCATCTAACAATTGATAAGATAAACAAATTAGCTTAAATAGCCATAATTAAGCATTTTATTGTTATAGATCCTTTCACCAACCTGTTGAGTTTGTCATAATTGACGATATAACTAAAAAATAACCACAAGGGTATATGATGGGATGTTGTGACGTACAAGGGCTAAAACCACTGGATTTAGCGATGCAAGAAATGTTGGACAATATTGATGCAGTAACAGAAACACTGACATTAGACTTAGCAGAAGCACTCGATTATATTCTCGCTGAAGACATTTCTTCGCCAATGAATGTCCCGCCATTTGATAACTCAGCAATGGATGGTTATGCAGTTCGCATCACCGACCTCAATCAATCAATGACCCTACCACTTGCTGGTAAAGCCTTTGCAGGCCAACCGTTTGATGGAGAATGGCCTCTCGGCACTTGTATCCGTATTATGACTGGTGCACCAGTACCAACAGGTTGCGAAGCCGTTATCATGCAAGAAAGAACACAAGTAGATGGTGATCTTATTACCTTCGAAAGTTTACCGCCAATGCATGACAACATTCGTAATGCTGCTGAAGATATCGCTATCGGCCAAGCTGTATTAACCAAAGGTCGTCGCCTTACCCCGCGTGATATTCCCATGCTAGCAACGATTGGTATTGATAAAGTAACAGTCTACCGCCGTCTGAAAGTGGCTGTTTTTTCAACCGGTGATGAGCTAAAAAGCTTAGGTCAGCCACTTGGCAATGGTGAGATTTACGACAGTAACCGTTACAGTATCAATGCCATGTTATCTCGTTTGAATTTAGATATTATTGATTTTGGTATTGTCCCTGATAACGAAGACCTACTACGCGAAACGTTTATCAAAGCCGATGCCGTGGCAGATGCAGTGATAACATCAGGCGGCGTATCTGTTGGCGAAGCTGATTACACTAAAATATTACTCGAAGAACTAGGGGAAATTGGTTTTTGGAAATTAGCAATTAAACCAGGTAAGCCCTTTGCGTTCGGTACATTACCAAACAGCAAGTTCTTTGGTTTACCCGGAAACCCAGTTTCTGCAACAGTGACGTTTCATCAACTTGTGGTACCCGCATTAGCGAAGATGACCAACCAAGTTTATACGCCGACACCACGTTTTAATGCCATTGCTGCAACTAAACTGAAAAAAGCACCTGGTCGCATGGACTTTCAACGCGCTATTTATAGTGTTAATGCGCAAGGTCAACTGGAAGTGGTATCAACAGGCAGCCAAGGTTCTGGCGTTTTCAGTAGCTTGAGCCACTCGAATTGTTATGCCATTATCGAGCAAGATCGCGGCAACGTAGAAATTGGTGAAACAGTCACTATTGAACCATTTAACGAGATCTTAAATTAATGCCAAACCCATCTATTGATGGCAGCTTAGCTTGCGAAGATATTTTATCTTCGCAAGAAGAGTTACGCTATAACCGTCAAATAGTGCTGCGCCACTTTGATTTTGATGGCCAAGAAGCCTTAAAACAAGCCAATGTATTAATAATAGGTGCAGGCGGTCTAGGTTGTGCCAGTAGTCAGTACTTAGCCGCTGCCGGTATCGGTAAGATGACATTAGTCGATTTTGACCATATTGAATTGTCCAACTTACAACGACAATTACTGCACCGTGATAGCCGCATTGGTGAGTTTAAATCACTGTCGGCGAAATATGAGCTAGAACAGATAAACCCACACTGTGAAGTACAGGCTATTACCACAAAACTGTCTGAAGATGAGATGGTTAAGCTGATAGATCTGCATGATATTGTGCTTGATTGTACTGATAACGTCGATACAAGAGAGCAGATAAACCGTGCTTGTTTCGCGTTACGCACACCCTTAGTATCCGGCGCAGCTATTCGAATGGAAGGTCAAATTAGTGTATTTACCTATGCTGATAACGAACCTTGCTACCAATGCCTCAGCCAATTATTCGGCAGCGGAACATTAAGCTGTGTAGAATCCGGTATTATGGCACCTATGGTGGGTATTATTGGTGCGATGCAGGCTATGGAAGCGATTAAAGTGGTTGCCAATTTTGGTCAGCCAATGACGGGGAAAGTGTTGCTCGTTGATGGACTTACCTTGTCGTTTCAAACAATGAAATTACCAAAACTACCGACCTGTTCGGTATGTAATACCCCACACACAAAATAACGATATTAAACTAGCGCGATGACTCGCTAAATCGCGCTATTCACTTCTATTTATTCAAGTCGAAACAAACCCAACTATAAGAAAATGTGTGCAAGGTAAGAAACCAGTAAGCAATAAACCAGGTTTGCAATCAAACTCGCTTCCAGCCCGACAAACCAATATAGCAAACCTAGCGTTGAGGACGTGATAGCAGATATAACAACAATAAAGATGATAAGATTTATTGAGAAAGTAGCTGTCACCACTGCCACAGATAGAGCCATAAACAATGACAATATGATCGATGAAATAACAATAGTATTAGTGGTTAATTTAAACTTTGAAGGCTTATTTTCAAAAATCATCAGTTTTGATAACAAACTTGATAGCGGTAACATGAATACTGACAAATATAATGAACTGGATAGCACCGCTGTCAACCCAATTAGAATCAGGTCTAACGAGTTAAATATTTGATGATACTGAAGGAACGCTTGTGGTAAATGCGGTTCTGCAATAACAAAAATTAAACTACATAAAATAGCCGTCAATAAGCCGAAACAAGCCCCGAATACAAGCGTTAGTCGCAATTCCGATAAGAATCCAGCACTGTTTGTCGCTTGTCGCGATGATGCTGCCATCTTATCCGTGCAAACAATACCAAAATAAGCAGAGCAAGAAATTGCTAGCAGTACAATCGCCACTAACGGGGCAATAAAGTTGCTTGTTAACCCAATGCCCATCGGCAAATTAGAAAACAAAAATGAGGTGATGTTTGTTTGTTCCGTGAATACTAATGCACTTACGACTAAAATAACGCAAATAAACATCAAGCAGCGTTGTAGCATAGAAAAATTATTCAATACGGCCTCGAATAATGATATTTGTCTCTTCGATTGTTGTTCTATCATATCTTACTTAGAAAAATGAGTTTAGTGTTACTGAATTGATGATGTCAACGCTATACATGTTATTAACACCCAAAAGGTCGTAACTACAAATGGGTAATGATATATATTCTCACGTATATATCAAGTTTAATTATCCACTTTCATCCTAGACTCCGACTATTCCTGCGCCATATCAATTATTATTAGTTCACGACATTATTGATAGCAAAGCACTGGGCACAAAAATCATTCGGGTGACAAGCCAATCTAACTCAGATAAAGGTCCTTAGTATCCGCGGATGAGATGATGAGTAAATTTAGAATAATCATACTTATTTAAAAGTTATTAGTTTGAATAATAAGGGTTTTTATTGTTTAAATTCATACCTAAAATTGAAATAAAAGGATGTATTCAGCAGGAAATAAAGGTAAGATTCACTTTAGCTTAACTACTCATTAGTAGGTGCGTTACGACATTGCTAGTTGTAATGATATTTAAGTACTTTTTGATTTAACCATTTAGATAGATAAAGGAATATACAATGACAGACCTACGCGCTAAATTCGACGCTACAGTAGAGCAAGTTCAAAATGGCACTGCAAAGAAAAAACCTTCACAAGAAACAAAATTAGAGTTTTATTCATTATTTAAGCAAGCAACAGAAGGTGATGTAGCAGCGAAGAAGCCATCTATCTTTGATATGGTTGGTTTTGCTAAGTGGAGTGCATGGGATAAATTACGTGGCTTATCTTCAGATCAAGCGATGGAAAAATACATTTCACGTGTAGAAGAAGAAAATGCGGCTTAAGCATTTAGCTAAATGACTTGTTGTCGGTAACCTGTTGTCAGTAAATAGTACTATTTACTGACAATTTAGGAAGGCGCTGTCTACTCAATAAGAAATATACTTTAAATTACATGCCTATTATTTATTAATGAAATGCTTTACTACTTTTTTTTGGTTGAAAAACCACTGTCTACGAAAACTCTTACTCATTATCGTTCCTTAATATGTCTCTTATATATCCCTACACACTACATCCAGTGTACGATCACACTTATTCCATTCACCACCATAAAGCTTTAATATCAAAACCTTACATCTACTTACTATAGTTAATAGACCACTAAACTAACAGTAAAGGCTAACTTAGCAATCATTACAGACTCAGCGAAATTCAAAAACTAGATCATCATGTGAATTGGCTGCTATATGAACTAAGATTGAATAAAATAGCAGTTTTGGCGGCTGAAAAGCCAGCAAACAAGCCTTTGATACGTTGATTTTATTAATGAAAACAACAATTTTACAAAAATAATGTACGAGTGTATTGCTATGAATCTTTAACCATGTATAATTCGTCTTAAGAAATTAGGCTAGTTTATATCGGTAGAATAATCTTTAGTTAATACTTGTATTGATTATTGTTTTGTATTGTTTATATAAGTTACACCCTGGTTTTTTAACAATTTTTTTAATAATATATATATACAGGGTTTTTAATATGTCTAATACAGTAATCGGTAAAGTAAAATTCTTCAACGAAGCTAAAGGCTTCGGTTTCATCGAACAAGAAAATGGCCCAGATGTATTCGTACATTTCAGCTCTATCTTAGTAGATGGCTTTAAAGTACTTACTGACGGTCAAAAAGTTGAGTTCACAGTAGGCCAAGGCCAAAAAGGTCCACAAGCTGAGAACGTTAAACCTCTTTAATAGTTTACTATTAATCGGTTAAACAGTTATCAAAAAAGGTGAACTTAGTTCACCTTTTTTATTACCTAAAATTTATGACATCTTAGATGCATTTATAGTTAGGTAATAAAAAGCCAATGAGTTATCTCATTGGCTTTTTTTATGCGTACTATATAGTGTTATAGCGCTAAAGTCCTATCCTAATACTACATTAAGTTCTTAACCTAAGGTCCTAAGCTAAGGCTCTTAACCTACGCTACTTAACTATTTGGTGATCACTTCTAGCTGCTTCTCTCTCGAGTTAATGCTGTCAGTTAAGCTTTTCAATACACCGTTACTGATATTAAAGATCCAGCCATGCACGGTTAACTCACGACCTTTACGCCAAGCTCGCTTCACGACGGTGGTATTACAAACATTTCGAACTTGTTCAACAACATTTAATTCACACATACGGTCGATCTTATCTTCAGGACGTACATCTTTTAAATCATCCATATGGAAGCGTTCTACGTCTTTAATATGACGAAGCCAGTTATCAATCAGACCATGCTGCCCGCCCTCCATAGCAGCTTTAACGCCACCACAACCATAGTGACCACAGACAATAATATGTTTAACTTTAAGTACTTCCACGGCGTACTGGATCACGGACAAACAATTTAAGTCAGTATGTACAACAACATTGGCAATATTTCTGTGCACAAATACTTCCCCCGGGGGCAGGGCCATAATTTGATTTGCAGGTACGCGGCTATCGGAACAACCGATCCACAAATAGTCTGGAGACTGTTGTTTGGAAAGTTGTTCAAAAAAGTCTGGGAACTGTTCATTAATCTGTTCTGACCATGCGCGATTACGTTCAAATATCGATTTTATAGTACTCAAGACTACGCTCTCTAATTATGATAACTACATTTTGAACTATTAAAGTAGCTTGTTTAATCAAGATATTCAACTGATAAATAAGTAATCTTTGGATATAAGCGACTGGACTTATGAGTGAAATAATAGGGGGAATAAGCTTGTAAACGTTAGATATAAGAAAGCACCCAATCGAGGGTGCTTTAATATTTTTATCATGATGTTAGCGTTAAATTATTTCGCTAATTTCTCTTGCTTAGATAGACATGATCTCAGCATTAAGAAACCAATCACACCAGAGAGTAATGAACCTAAGATAATACCAAGGCGCTCATCAAATAATAAGTTGGTGCCAGTCTCTTCGAAAGCGAGTGAACCAACAAATAAGCTCATGGTGAAACCAACACCACATAGGATGGCGGTACTATATAAAGAACACCAATCCATGCCTTTTGGCATTTGCGCAATTTTACATTTAATTGCTAACCAACATAGACCAAAGATACCCACTTGCTTACCAATAAATAAGCCTAACGCAATACCCATAGGGACTGGATGTAAAATTTGTTCTATACCAACACCCGATAAGTTAATACCTGCGTTTGCAAACGCAAAGATAGGTAAGATAACAAAGGCAACAACAAAATGTAGTCCGTGTTCCATCTTCTTCAACGGTGAATATGATTTATCTTTTGACTGCATTGGGATAAACAAAGCAAGAATAACACCGGCCAATGTTGCATGTACGCCAGATTTCAACATGGCAACCCACATCACAATACCAACGATGATATACAGTGCTTTCGAATCAACATTACGCTTATTTAAATAAGCTAGCACAGGAATACAAAGCGCCGCAACGATAAGTGCAGCTATTGAAATCTTCGATGTATAGAAGAAAGCAATAATCAAAATCGCACCGATATCATCAAAAATAGCGAGTGAGGTTAAGAATATTTTCAAACTAACTGGTACTCGTGAGCCCAGCAAACTCAAAATACCTAATGCAAATGCAATATCTGTTGCAGCAGGAATAGCCCAACCACTTAATGCTGCAGGATCATCGATGTTGAAATAAACATAAATAAGCGCAGGGAATAACATACCACCGATAGCACCAATACCCGGTAGGATAATATTACGCGGATCAGAGAGTTCACCTTCGACTAACTCTCGTTTTAGCTCTAGTCCAACTAAAAAGAAGAAGACGGCCATTAAGCCATCATTAATCCAAAGTAATAATGGTTTCGCAATTTCTAAACCACCCAGTTTAATCTCGACTGGTGTATCTAAAAATAATGCATATAGTCCTTGTGCAGGGCTATTAGCTAAAATCATAGCCAATACAGCAGAGAACATTAACGTAATGCCACCCGCTGACTCTAGTTTAAAGAAACTAGATAAAAATGAATCTTGTGTGTTGTTCATGCTTGTCCTTATACTTACATATTCATCTATAAATGGTCGCTCAATACAAAACAACGCTAATCCATTACACCACTATAGAATGAAAACATGTCAGTATTATCAAATACTATAAATTAAAGAATAATTAAACAATAATTATATTTAATGCTATTAAAGGTGCTTTGCCACCGTTTCGTTTCATTCGACATAATATGACACATAACATTAGGAAATCACACATATATATCTCAAATCCAGCGCTACAAAATAACCATAAATGGCTAATTCCCAGCTTTAAACCAGTTGAAAAACCTTCCTTGAATACAAAAACACAAAGAATGTAAATAAAACACTGTCGAGAAGGTACTTAAAACGCCGTTTAAGAAGAGTTATGCGCGTAACTCAAACTAATATTAGCTGAATTTATGATAACCGCTTTATAGGGCTTTAAAGTTTATTTTATGAGAAATTAAATATTTGTAACTCGTATGAAAAACAAGCAGGTGAACGAAAAAAGACCTGTTAGTATTAACTAACAGGTCTTTTACGCTAAGTACATTGAATTAAACCGTTTGGTCTATGTCTTAGTTATTAATTAATCTTGCCGCTGCTGCATCCAAGATCCACTCAGTGGTTCCTTGGCTTGCTTTAACTTGTGCAGCTGGATAAGCAAGGGCAGCATCTGCATTATCATGGATCTGCTTAATTACTTCAGCTTTGCTCTCGCCCAACACTAAATAGCTAATGCGTTTTGCATTTGCTAACAGACGTGCAGTTTTAGAAATACGGTATTGTCCAGACTCTGGGTGCTGTGCAATGATGGCAATATTTTCATCATTGTAATCAGTTTGGCCAGGAAATAATGATGCTGTATGACCATCACCACCCATACCAAGTAAGATCCAATCAAAACAAGGCAAACCATTATGCGCAGGGATACACTCTTGCATCTCTTGGGCAAAACGCACGACTTCTTGTTCTGGTGTATTTTCACCTAAAATACGGTGAATATTCTCTGTCGGTAGCGCTACCTTAGAAAATAATAATGTTTGAGCTTCACCAAAATTACTTTCAGCATCATCAGGTGCTACGCAACGCTCGTCGCCCCACCAAAAATGTAAATTAGCCCAGCTAATACTCGTTGCAAATGGTGCTTGTGCTAAAACTTTAAATAAAAGCTTTGGCGTACTGCCACCTGATAACGAAATATGTACCGGTTTATCTTGCTGGCTGTATTCAACAAGTGAATAAGCTAGTGACTCAACAACTTGTTCTGGTGTTTCAAAAGTACGATAATCCATCATGATCCCACGCTACTATTAATTTATAAGTTAATAACCTGATTTATAAGTTAATAACCTAGTTTATGAGTTAATTAGTGAAGAATTAGTTAATTACTTCTTCACTCGAAAAACGCCATTCTCGGCCATCTTTCTCAAGCATTTCATCTGCTTTATTCGGACCCCAACTGCCACACTTATAACCAAATAAAGATTTTGCTTCTTTTTTGTAGTCTAAGATTGGCTGCACGAATTCCCAACATGCTTTAACTGCATCTGAACGGGCAAATAACGTTGCGTCGCCTTTCATACAATCAAGTAATAAACGCTCATAAGCTGTTAATAGGTTATTTTCTTCTAAACTATTATAGTCAAAACTCATTGATACTTGTTGAGCAGTGAAACCTGCACCTGGTTTTTTCAAACCAAAATCCATTTGAATTGATTCGTTTGGTTGGATACGCAAGATTAGTTTATTTTCAGGCGCATTCTGACCAAAGATTGGATGTGGTGTCTTTTTAAAGTGAACCACGATCTCAGTCAAACGTTCTGGCATACGTTTACCTGTACGAACATAGAAAGGTACGCCGTTCCAACGCCAGTTGTCGATCATCATCTTCATACCCACATATGTAGGAGTACGTGAATCTTCATCAACGTCTTTTTCACTACGGTAACCAGGCATTTCTTTGCCGTTTACTACACTCTTGGTGTATTGGCCTAGTACTAGGTTATCACGTAGATCTTGTTCTTCAAGTGGACGTAAGCTTTGGATCACTTTAACCACTTCGTTACGCATCGCATCTGCGTTGATTACCGCAGGCGGCTCCATCGCTACAAGAGCAAGCACTTGAAGTAAATGATTTTGTAGCATATCGCGTACTGCGCCAGAATGGTCGTAATAACCACCACGTTCTTCAACGCCTAAGCTTTCAGCCGCTGTAATTTCAACATAGTCGATGAAACTACGGTTCCAAAGCGGCTCAAACAAGCCGTTAGAGAAGCGATATACCAATAAGTTCTGTACTGTTTCTTTACCTAGGTAATGATCAATACGGTAGACCTGACGTTCGCGGAAACAAGTATGTAGATGCTCATCTAACTCGTTTGCAGAAGCAAGATCATAACCAAACGGTTTCTCAACGATTAATCGTTTCCAACCATTACGATCTTTGTTTAATTTATGTTTAGCTAAATTGGCAGAAATTGCTGCATATAAGCTGGGTGGTGTAGCCATATAATAAATAGCATTACCAACCGTATTATGTTTTTCAGATAACGTTTCTAAGCGCTCTTTAAAAGCAACATAACTGTCTGCATCTGTCATATTCATTGAGATATAGTACAAATGCTTACTGAAATCTTCAGCTTGTTGCTGAGTAATACCTTCACTTAGGATTAAATCATTAGTTACTTTTTCACGGAATGAATCGTCCGTAAATGCAGTTTTACTCGCACCCAAAATAGAAAAATCTTCAGGTAACAGCTCATTGACATAAAGGTGAAAAAGCGCGGGGAGTAGCTTTCGTTTTGTTAAATCACCCGAAGCACCAAAAATGACAATACTGTTATTCTCAGGTTTTACCATGGTTTAATTTCCTAAAGATTTTATCGAAAAGATATAGAATATATGGCGCTAGTCTGTTTGCGTGATGCATAGATAACGGACTAGGCGCGGCATTATCACTCAAAATGAGCAAAAATTAAAATGGTTTCAGCAATATATCCACCAAATACTCACAAATAGGTATTTGATTGAAAGTGTATTTCTAATCAAACGGCACATCACTTTCGAATGAAACAAATAATCGAAAGTTTAGAAAGCAGACAAGGTTAAGTAAATGTTAACAGGTGTATAAATAAACAGCGTAAATTAAGTGTCAATTCACTCCAAACAGTCGCCTGTCAATTTAATCTCAACATTAGCGATAGACTCATTATTATAATGCGCAGTATAGGATAATGCGCAGTCCGTCGATTCCAGCTTATTCATTCTGATCCAACTCTGTTGCGGGCTTACATTTTTACAGGTATACATGCCATCACTTGAAGTAATAGTGGTGCCTTCAACAAGGGGGCCAGAGGTTAATCCGAGGATATGGCAGATTTCAGTTGGATGTAGTAGTTGCCCAGAAACGAGATAGTACTGTTTGACGTCATATTGGACATACGTTTGACCGTTAATTATCTGCTTACGCGATGCGATGTTGGAGGCTGTTTTCAAGGTATCAACCGCGTTGGTTAATTTGCCACGCAGATCCGTTAGCACTGCGACTTTCGCTTCACGGTGTGTTTTGGTGTACTCGGGGATAGCAAACATAGCTAGAACGGAAAGAACCACAATAACAAATGTTAATTCCAGTAATGAAAAGCCCATTTTTTCATTCATTAAAATCTAATACCTTAAACTTGTTCAGTTAACTCGAGCGAATACTAACATACCTGCGGTATATACAAGACTAATAATATAATCATTTTAATGTATATATCGCGATGATTTGATACAGTAAAACAACGTTAGATAGTTTAATCTCAATATCTTAAATGTTTTATGTTGGAGTCTATTAATGCAACCTATTCGCCCTGCTATTTTTTATTCGTTTCGACGTTGCCCATACGCAATGAGAGCACGACTCGCGGTTTGTTATAGCCAAGTTGAAGTTGAATTAAGAGAAGTGGTATTAAAAGATAAACCAACGAGCTTGTTAGCTTACTCACCTAAAGGCACTGTACCGGTTTTAGTCACCCAAGATAAAAAGGTCATTGATGAAAGCCGCGACATTATGCAGTGGGCGCTAGCACAAAATGACAGCAATGATTGGTGCCGCCAAAACCAGTCCAATTTACAAAAACAGATCAGCTCACTGATCGATGAGAATGATAACGAATTCAAAGCTATTTTAGATAAGTATAAATACGCTGACCGCCACCCTGAATTTACTGAAGCGCAATATCGCGAGCAAGGCAGCCATTTTCTGACTCAGCTAGAACTGCTACTGAGATTACATAATAACCTTATTGATGAAGATATTAGTCTCGCAGACATTGCTATTTTTCCCTTCATCCGCCAATTTGCAAGTGTTGATAAAGTCTGGTTCGAGCAAGCCCCCTACCCTAAATTACGCGCTTGGTTAAACCGACATACAAGCTCAATATTATTTACTGATATTATGTATAAATACCCGCAATGGTCTGCTGGTGATAAAGCGGTTTATTTTTCCTGTACAAATTAACTTACGCCTGACAAATTAAGTTATGCCTAACAAATCGATTACGCAGTAAAAACTAAAAAGCCAGTACTACATATGTAGACTGGCTTTTATATTGATGACTAAACCCTGTGTTAACTGGTTATGCTCGATTCAACGATCTAAGTCAAAATAGCTAATCCCACGGCTATGACTTCATCACTAAATAAACAGTGTCATCTTTTTCGTATACTTTTGATAGTTCGTCGCCTTCACCAAGAATGACTACATTCTGGCCCGATTCAGTTTTCGGCTCGCCACTAACAGCATCAATGATGATTGCTGCACCAATTGCCATCAATAGTGGATTTTGATACCAAGATGGACGTTGGTATCCATTTACGACAACAACAGGTCGACCACGATAAATAG is a window of Moritella sp. Urea-trap-13 DNA encoding:
- a CDS encoding glutathione S-transferase — translated: MQPIRPAIFYSFRRCPYAMRARLAVCYSQVEVELREVVLKDKPTSLLAYSPKGTVPVLVTQDKKVIDESRDIMQWALAQNDSNDWCRQNQSNLQKQISSLIDENDNEFKAILDKYKYADRHPEFTEAQYREQGSHFLTQLELLLRLHNNLIDEDISLADIAIFPFIRQFASVDKVWFEQAPYPKLRAWLNRHTSSILFTDIMYKYPQWSAGDKAVYFSCTN
- the zwf gene encoding glucose-6-phosphate dehydrogenase, which codes for MVKPENNSIVIFGASGDLTKRKLLPALFHLYVNELLPEDFSILGASKTAFTDDSFREKVTNDLILSEGITQQQAEDFSKHLYYISMNMTDADSYVAFKERLETLSEKHNTVGNAIYYMATPPSLYAAISANLAKHKLNKDRNGWKRLIVEKPFGYDLASANELDEHLHTCFRERQVYRIDHYLGKETVQNLLVYRFSNGLFEPLWNRSFIDYVEITAAESLGVEERGGYYDHSGAVRDMLQNHLLQVLALVAMEPPAVINADAMRNEVVKVIQSLRPLEEQDLRDNLVLGQYTKSVVNGKEMPGYRSEKDVDEDSRTPTYVGMKMMIDNWRWNGVPFYVRTGKRMPERLTEIVVHFKKTPHPIFGQNAPENKLILRIQPNESIQMDFGLKKPGAGFTAQQVSMSFDYNSLEENNLLTAYERLLLDCMKGDATLFARSDAVKACWEFVQPILDYKKEAKSLFGYKCGSWGPNKADEMLEKDGREWRFSSEEVIN
- the pgl gene encoding 6-phosphogluconolactonase, with translation MMDYRTFETPEQVVESLAYSLVEYSQQDKPVHISLSGGSTPKLLFKVLAQAPFATSISWANLHFWWGDERCVAPDDAESNFGEAQTLLFSKVALPTENIHRILGENTPEQEVVRFAQEMQECIPAHNGLPCFDWILLGMGGDGHTASLFPGQTDYNDENIAIIAQHPESGQYRISKTARLLANAKRISYLVLGESKAEVIKQIHDNADAALAYPAAQVKASQGTTEWILDAAAARLINN
- a CDS encoding Tfp pilus assembly protein FimT/FimU, whose translation is MNEKMGFSLLELTFVIVVLSVLAMFAIPEYTKTHREAKVAVLTDLRGKLTNAVDTLKTASNIASRKQIINGQTYVQYDVKQYYLVSGQLLHPTEICHILGLTSGPLVEGTTITSSDGMYTCKNVSPQQSWIRMNKLESTDCALSYTAHYNNESIANVEIKLTGDCLE